The following coding sequences are from one Triticum dicoccoides isolate Atlit2015 ecotype Zavitan chromosome 4A, WEW_v2.0, whole genome shotgun sequence window:
- the LOC119286878 gene encoding protein POLLEN DEFECTIVE IN GUIDANCE 1-like — protein sequence MSLRSGGRKLSFELLSSGLPADDDVEDDTSPRSLLETSSDGQRRRRRRSRRKQGGLQSPPIAEEEPRVDAHPPAALRVADLMPVVEKVCQTSDAERSATSCVAYVGVELRQRNVAGNGRAVTFAEDAASSCGSSSRESAAAAAAAAAVPDVIDPARRPEANGVVKKLEKDESLDWEKYIKENSNVLGEVERRDNSPFRYFIGEMYSGNSLRSTIAVGNDKKRQRVYNTMFHVPWRCERLIVAGFFVCLDSFLSLLTIMPARIVMTVWRILKTRQFLRPNAADLSDYGCFVVLALGVASLQMIDISLIYHVIRGQGTIKLYVVYNILEIFDKLCQSFGEDVLQVLFNSAEGLSTCSTDRVTFELLRFLLDGAIAVLAFVVHSFVLLAQAITLSTCIIAHNNALLALLVSNNFAEIKSNVFKKVSKENLHNLVYYDIIERFHITAFLLFVLAQNILEAEGPWFDSFLINASYVFMCEVLIDAIKHSFLAKFNEIKPVAYSEFLEDLSKQILNEQPDDRQKDLTFIPLAPACVVIRVLTPVYATLLPAGPFIWRIFWILLWSVLTYFILAIFKILVGLILRCLATCYINLRLTRKQHAD from the exons ATGTCACTCCGATCCGGCGGCCGCAAGCTCTCCTTCGAGCTCCTCTCCAGCGGCCTCCCCGCCGACGACGACGTGGAGGACGACACGTCCCCGCGCTCCCTCCTCGAGACCTCCTCCGATGGCCAGCGCCGCCGCAGGAGGCGCTCCAGGCGCAAGCAGGGCGGGCTCCAGAGCCCCCCGATCGCGGAGGAGGAGCCGCGCGTGGACGCCCACCCGCCCGCGGCGCTCAGGGTCGCGGATCTGATGCCCGTGGTGGAGAAGGTCTGCCAGACCTCGGACGCGGAGAGGTCCGCGACGAGCTGCGTGGCGTATGTTGGTGTCGAGTTGAGGCAGAGGAACGTGGCCGGGAATGGGAGGGCGGTGACGTTTGCGGAGGACGCGGCTAGCAGCTGCGGAAGCAGCTCGCGTGAAagcgccgcggccgccgccgccgccgccgcggtgccGGATGTGATTGACCCGGCCCGGCGGCCTGAGGCGAACGGTGTCGTGAAGAAACTGGAGAAGGATGAGTCGCTGGACTGGGaaaagtacatcaaggagaacagcaACGTTCTCGGAG AAGTCGAGCGCCGTGACAATTCACCATTCAGATACTTCATTGGAGAAATGTATAGCGGCAATTCGCTTAGGAGTACAATTGCAGTGGGTAATGACAAGAAGCGACAGCGGGTCTACAACACTATGTTTCATGTGCCTTGGAGATGTGAACGG CTAATTGTCGCAGGATTCTTTGTCTGCCTTGATTCCTTTCTGTCTTTGCTCACCATTATGCCTGCAAGAATTGTGATGACAGTTTGGCGAATTCTGAAAACCAG GCAGTTTCTTCGGCCAAATGCTGCTGATTTATCAGATTATGGATGTTTTGTAGTTCTAGCCCTAGGAGTTGCTTCTTTGCAAATGATAG ATATTAGTTTGATTTACCATGTCATTCGTGGCCAGGGCACGATCAAGCTCTATGTGGTATACAACATACTAGAG ATCTTTGACAAACTATGTCAATCATTTGGCGAGGATGTGTTGCAAGTTTTGTTCAACTCAGCTGAGGGACTGTCAACGTGTTCAACTGACAGGGTCACATTCGAACTGTTGCGTTTCCTTTTGGATGGAGCTATTGCAGTCCTCGCATTTG TTGTGCATTCATTTGTCCTCTTAGCCCAAGCTATCACCCTGTCAACATGTATTATTGCCCATAACAATGCACTATTGGCTCTTTTGGTGTCCAATAATTTTGCCGAGATTAAAAGCAATGTATTTAAGAAAGTTAGCAAAGAGAACCTTCACAATCTGGTTTACTATG ATATCATTGAGAGGTTTCATATCACAGCATTTTTACTGTTTGTACTAGCTCAAAATATCTTGGAAGCAGAGGGGCCATGGTTTGACAGTTTTCTTATT AATGCTTCCTATGTATTTATGTGTGAAGTGCTTATTGATGCTATCAAGCATTCATTCCTTGCAAAATTTAATGAGATAAAGCCAGTTGCTTATTCAGAGTTTCTGGAAGACTTATCCAAGCAG ATATTGAATGAGCAACCTGATGACCGTCAGAAAGATCTAACATTCATCCCCCTTGCCCCTGCTTGTGTG GTAATTCGTGTGCTGACTCCAGTTTATGCCACCCTGCTTCCTGCTGGGCCGTTTATCTGGAGAATATTCTGGATTTTGCTCTGGTCAGTTCTGACCTATTTTATCCTCGCCATCTTCAAGATACTTGTGGGATTGATACTGCGTTGCCTCGCGACTTGCTATATCAATCTACGTCTCACAAGAAAACAACATGCGGACTGA